In a single window of the Oenanthe melanoleuca isolate GR-GAL-2019-014 chromosome 28, OMel1.0, whole genome shotgun sequence genome:
- the BABAM1 gene encoding BRISC and BRCA1-A complex member 1 has protein sequence MDAPVAGGAAEPEEQQQLPEPRPRTRSNPEGAEDRGQPGVGKRSEGEGEAASAGRGPGTGTGTGPGAAWHGASEVQVKTPRVNCPERVIICLDLAEEMALPKLESFNGCRSNALTVSQKMIEMFVRTKHKIDKSHEFALVVVNNDATWLSGFTSDPREVCSCLYDLDTVVCQSFNLDGLFNLIQQKVDLPVTDNVQTIPPPFVVRTILVLGRPRCQPQFCGGEPVKKLLQCPYFFFDVVYIHNGQDEKEDEGSWKDMFGFLGSLDSKGTSYKFEVPLAGPALELHNCMAKLLSHPLQRPCQSHANYGLLDGGDSPESEATV, from the exons ATGGACGCGCCGGTTGCGGGCGGCGCTGCCGAGCccgaggagcagcagcagctgccggAGCCGCGGCCCCGCACCCGCTCCAACCCCGAGGGCGCCGAGGACCGCGGGCAGCCCGGCGTGGGCAAGCGCAGCGAGGGCGAGGGCGAGGCGGCGAGCGCTGGCCGCGGacccggcaccggcaccggcaccggcccCGGTGCGGCCTGGCACGGGGCGAGCGAGGTGCAGGTGAAAACACCCCGGGTCAACTGCCCCGAGAGGGTG ATCATCTGCCTGGACCTGGCCGAGGAGATGGCGCTGCCCAAACTGGAGTCCTTCAACGg gTGCCGCAGCAACGCCCTGACCGTGTCACAGAAGATGATCGAGATGTTCGTCAGGACCAAACACAAAATCGACAAAAGCCACGAGTTCGCCCTGGTGGTGGTGAACAACGACGCCAcctgg cTCTCGGGTTTCACCTCAGACCCGCGGGAGGTTTGCAGCTGCCTCTACGACCTGGACACCGTCGTGTGCCAGTCCTTCA ATCTGGACGGGCTCTTCAACCTCAT ccagcagaAGGTGGATTTACCTGTCACTGACAATGTCCAGACCATCCCGCCGCCGTTCGTGGTCAGGACCATCCTGGTGTTGGGGCGCCCGCGCTGCCAGCCCCAGTTCTGCGGGGGAGAGCCCGTCAAG aagttGCTGCAGTGcccatattttttctttgatgtCGTTTACATCCACAACGGGCAGGACGAGAAGGAGGACGAGGGCAGCTGGAAG gacatgtttgggtttctgggcagcctggactCCAAGGGCACCAGTTACAAGTTCGAGGTGCCGCTGGCGGGGCCGGCGCTGGAGCTGCACAACTGCATGGCCAAGCTGCTGTCGCACCCCCTGCAGcggccctgccagagccacgCCAACTACGGGCTGCTGGACGGCGGGGACAGCCCCGAGAGCGAGGCCACCGTctga
- the LOC130264298 gene encoding uncharacterized protein LOC130264298, producing MSGACARELPPLDVARGCHRCRGLVRRGQEPLALQRSRSPAQEPGWPRRALSFLSEDGSGDSDSWVALGDIPEAGPLSSTRRSQLDGTGDSAVPWPCPQEPRGDSAVPWPCPQEPRGDSAVPLPPLASSTLLWDRDHPQEPPPSALGTRTGCRLPVPCPRVAPGVSLRRHQGGILGTRAMSPRSPLARGGCSVAPGSCGGTAGDIPGGWRGAVPNTGVTEPGRGDRAGFGDTGDSDSLGDSGDSFVSAREV from the exons ATGAGCGGAGC CTGTGCCCGCGAGCTGCCACCGCTGGATGTGGCCCGGGGGTGTCACCGCTGCCGCGGGCTCGTGCGGCggggacag GAGCCGCTGGCGCTGCAGAGGAGCCGGAGCCCCGCGCAGG agccgGGGTGGCCCCGCAGGGCCCTGTCCTTCCTGAGCGAGGATGGCAGCGGTGACAGCGACTCCTGGGTGGCGCTTGGGGACATTCCCGAGGCCGGACCCCTCAGCAGCACCCGCAGGTCCCAGCTGGACGGAACGGGGGACAGCGCTGTCCCCTGGCCGTGTCCCCAGGAGCCCCGCGGGGACAGCGCTGTCCCCTGGCCGTGTCCCCAGGAGCCCCGCGGGGACAGCGCTGTCCCCCTGCCACCCCTGGCCTCCAGCACGCTGCTCTGGGACCGCGACCATCCCCAGGAGCCACCCCCGAGCGCtttggggacaaggacaggatgtcgcctccctgtcccctgtccccgtgtcgCCCCCGGTGTGTCCCTGAGGCGGCACcaaggagggattttggggacacGCGCGATGTCCCCGAGGTCCCCCCTGGCCCGCGGTGGCTGCTCGGTGGCACCCGGGAGCTGCGGTGGCACCGCGGGTGACATCCCCGGGGGGTGGCGAGGGGCTGTCCCCAACACGGGGGTGACAGAGCCGGGGCGTGGGGACCGCGCtggctttggggacactggggacagcgaCAGCCTTGGGGACAGCGGCGACAGCTTCGTCAGCGCCCGCGA GGTATGA